The following proteins come from a genomic window of Excalfactoria chinensis isolate bCotChi1 chromosome 6, bCotChi1.hap2, whole genome shotgun sequence:
- the RHOBTB1 gene encoding rho-related BTB domain-containing protein 1, which yields MDIDMDYERPNVETIKCVVVGDNAVGKTRLICARACNTTLTQYQLLATHVPTVWAIDQYRVCQEVLERSRDVVDEVSVSLRLWDTFGDHHKDRRFAYGRSDVVVLCFSIANPNSLNHVKTMWYQEIKHFCPRTPVILVGCQLDLRYADLEAVNRARRPLARPIKRGDILPPEKGREVAKELGIPYYETSVFDQFGIKDVFDNAIRAALISRRHLQFWKSHLKKVQKPLLQAPFLPPKAPPPVIKIPECPVPSVNEAGYLLDSPLCADVMFVLQEQDCIFAHKIYLATSSSKFYDLFLMECEESSDLDETLCNKENTSKDVLTSHLDTNYDSDEISLKSADVKTSAPESTDSLNMLKPEPGETISAERSLSSWGKGFVSMHKEMQVNPVSNRMCPVTVVKMDSSVQAGPFKTVLQFLYTGQLDENEKDLTKLAQIAEVLEVFDLRMMVENIMNKEAFMNQEITKAFHVRKANRIKECLCKGTFSDVTFKLDDGTINAHKPLLICSCEWMSAMFGGSFIESLNSEVVLPNINKTSMQAVLDYLYTKQLSSTQELDILELIALANRFCLPHLVALAEQHAVQELTKASMSGIAIDGDVLSCLELAQFHNANQLAAWCLHYICTNYNSVCSKFRKEIKAKSSDNQEYFERHRWPPVWYLKEEDHYQRVKKEREKEDFALNKHHSRRKWCFWNSSAVVA from the exons ATGGACATTGACATGGACTACGAAAGACCCAACGTTGAAACTATCAAGTGTGTGGTGGTTGGAGATAATGCAGTGGGGAAGACTCGTCTAATTTGTGCAAGAGCGTGCAATACAACCTTGACTCAGTATCAGCTGCTGGCAACTCATGTACCAACGGTCTGGGCCATTGATCAGTACCGTGTCTGCCAAGAG GTCCTTGAACGCTCACGAGATGTTGTGGATGAAGTGAGTGTTTCTCTCAGGCTGTGGGATACGTTTGGGGACCATCACAAAGACAGGCGCTTTGCTTATGGAAG GTCTGATGTAGttgttctgtgcttttcaaTTGCTAATCCTAATTCCCTGAATCATGTGAAAACGATGTGGTATCAAGAAATCAAGCACTTCTGTCCTCGCACACCTGTCATTCTGGTGGGCTGCCAACTAGATCTCCGCTATGCAGATCTTGAGGCTGTTAACAGAGCCAGACGGCCCTTGGCAAG GCCGATAAAAAGAGGAGACATTTTGCCAccagaaaaaggcagagaggtTGCCAAGGAGCTTGGGATACCGTATTATGAAACCAGTGTATTTGACCAATTTGGAATTAAAGATGTGTTCGACAATGCAATTAGAGCTGCCCTGATCTCCAGAAGACATCTGCAGTTCTGGAAATCTCATTTGAAGAAGGTCCAAAAACCTTTGCTTCAGGCTCCATTCCTACCTCCAAAAGCCCCCCCTCCAGTTATCAAAATTCCTGAATGTCCTGTACCGAGCGTGAACGAAGCTGGCTATTTACTGGACAGCCCTTTGTGTGCAGATGTGATGTTTGTTCTCCAGGAGCAGGACTGCATCTTTGCTCACAAAATTTACCTAGCTACCTCCTCATCAAAGTTTTATGACCTTTTCTTAATGGAATGTGAGGAAAGTTCAGACTTGGATGAAACACTGtgcaataaagaaaatacaagtaaaGATGTTCTGACAAGTCACCTTGACACAAATTACGACAGTGATGAGATATCCTTGAAATCTGCTGATGTTAAAACTTCTGCACCAGAAAGTACTGATTCTTTGAACATGCTCAAACCCGAACCTGGTGAAACAATTTCTGCAGAAAGATCTCTGTCATCCTGGGGTAAGGGGTTTGTAAGCATGCATAAGGAAATGCAAGTGAATCCTGTCTCAAATAGGATGTGTCCTGTGACTGTGGTAAAAATGGATTCCTCTGTGCAGGCTGGACCTTTTAAAACTGTTCTGCAGTTTTTATACACGGGGCAACTGGATGAAAACGAAAAAGATCTCACAAAACTGGCACAGATTGCTGAGGTCTTGGAAGTATTTGATTTGCGGATGATGGTGGAGAATATTATGAATAAAGAAGCCTTCATGAATCAAGAGATTACTAAAGCATTTCATGTCAGAAAAGCTAATCGGATAAAAGAGTGCCTTTGCAAGGGGACGTTCTCTG ATGTGACATTTAAATTGGATGATGGAACCATAAATGCCCACAAGCCACTGCTGATCTGTAGCTGTGAATGGATGTCTGCAATGTTTGGAGGATCGTTTATTGAAAGCTTGAACAGTGAG GTAGTTCTGCCCAACATAAACAAGACTTCCATGCAAGCTGTTTTAGATTACTTATACACCAAGCAATTATCTTCCACTCAAGAACTGGACATACTTGAGTTAATCGCATTGGCAAACAGGTTTTGCCTTCCTCACCTGGTTGCTCTAGCAG AACAGCATGCAGTACAAGAGTTGACCAAAGCCTCCATGAGTGGCATTGCAATAGATGGAGATGTACTGTCCTGTTTAGAATTGGCTCAG tttcaCAACGCTAACCAGCTGGCAGCTTGGTGCTTGCACTACATCTGCACCAATTACAACAGTGTTTGCTCCAAATTCCGCAAGGAGATCAAAGCTAAATCATCAG aTAATCAAGAATATTTTGAGAGGCATCGCTGGCCACCTGTGTGgtatttaaaagaagaagatCACTACCAACGagttaagaaagaaagagaaaaggaagattttgcACTGAATAAACACCATTCAAGGCGGAAGTGGTGCTTCTGGAATTCCTCTGCTGTAGTTGCCTGA